A stretch of DNA from Streptomyces sp. NBC_01197:
TCCCGGCCGGCCAACGTCCGGTATCTCGCCGGTGCGGCCCCGGCGGGCGCGGTTCTGCTGCTCGGCCCGGAAGGCGATGAGCTCCTCTGCCCCGACGGGCCCCCCGCTGACCAGGAGGACGGCCGCCCCGACGAGCATCTGCGGCTCACGGTGCTGCCGGCGCCGGGCGGCGACCCGGCGGTGGCCGCCGCCGGCCGGCTCAGCTCGGTGGGCGCCGTGACACTGGCGGTGGAGGAGCACCATCTGACCGTCGCCCGGCACCGGGCCCTGCACTCGGTGGCGCCGCGGCTGCGCCTCGCCGACCTGGCCCGCGCCGTCGAGCAGCAGCGGATCATCAAGGACGAGGACGAGATCCGCTGTCTGCGCACCGCCGGGGAGATCACCGACCAGGCCCTGGGCGAGCTGCTCGAATCGATCCTCGTCGGGCGCACCGAGCGTCATCTCGCCCTGGAGCTGGAGCGCCGCCTGGTCGACCACGGAGCCGCAGGACCGTCCCTGCCGACCTCGGTGGCCACCGGGCCCAATGCCGGACTGAGCGGCCACCGCCCGTCCGACCGCCGGGTCGAGGAGGGCGATCTGCTCTCCGTCCGGCTCGGGGCGGTGTACCGCGGATACCGATGTGAGATCGGCCGGACATTCGTCATCGGGACGGCGCCCGCGGACTGGCAGATCGAGCTGTACGACCTGGTCTTCGCGGCACAACGGGCAGGTCGGGAGGCCCTCGTGCCCGGTGCGGCGTGCCGGGACGTGGACCTCGCCGCACGCCATGTGCTGGAGGCCGCGGGCCACGGCGGGACCCTCGGCCCGTCGACCGGACACGGTGTCGGGCTCGAAATCGACGAGGACCCGCAGCTGGCACCTGCGGCCATGGGTAAACTGGACGCTTGCGTGCCGGTCACCGTCGAACCGGGGGTCCACCTCCCTG
This window harbors:
- a CDS encoding aminopeptidase P family protein → MAEVFAVRRARLRDRCLAAGSGAALVSRPANVRYLAGAAPAGAVLLLGPEGDELLCPDGPPADQEDGRPDEHLRLTVLPAPGGDPAVAAAGRLSSVGAVTLAVEEHHLTVARHRALHSVAPRLRLADLARAVEQQRIIKDEDEIRCLRTAGEITDQALGELLESILVGRTERHLALELERRLVDHGAAGPSLPTSVATGPNAGLSGHRPSDRRVEEGDLLSVRLGAVYRGYRCEIGRTFVIGTAPADWQIELYDLVFAAQRAGREALVPGAACRDVDLAARHVLEAAGHGGTLGPSTGHGVGLEIDEDPQLAPAAMGKLDACVPVTVEPGVHLPGRGGVRIDDTLVVRPEADGGPELLTITTKELLAL